A window from Hemibagrus wyckioides isolate EC202008001 linkage group LG19, SWU_Hwy_1.0, whole genome shotgun sequence encodes these proteins:
- the nrf1 gene encoding nuclear respiratory factor 1, producing the protein MDDHTVHQSEHMTTIEAHAVSQQVHVSTYTEHSMLSADEDSPSSPDDDTYDDSDILNSAGTDEVTAHLAAAGPVGMAAAAAVATGKKRKRPHIFESNPSIRKRQQTRLLRKLRATLDEYTTRVGQQAIVLCISPSKPNAVFKVFGAAPLENVVRKYKGMILEDLENALAEHAPPGGGDLSSDLPPLTIDGIPVSVDKMTQAQLRAFIPEMLKYSTGRGKPGWGKESCKPVWWPEDIPWANVRSDVRTEDQKQRVSWTQALRTIVKNCYKQHGREDLLYAFEDQQITPQQVAAAATHSIAHLVPSQTVVQTISNPDGTVSLIQVGTGATVATLTDASDLPGTVTVAQVNYSTVTDGEVEQNWATLQGGEMTIQTTQASEATQAVASLAEAAVAASQDMQPGATVTMALNSEAAAHAVATLAEATLQGGGQIVLAGETAAAVGALTGVQDANGLVQIPVSMYQTVVTSLAQGNRPVQVAMAPVATRIDNTVTLDGQAVEVVTLEQ; encoded by the exons ATGGATGACCACACCGTACATCAGTCAGAGCACATGACCACCATCGAGGCCCATGCTGTTTCTCAGCAGGTTCACGTGTCCACGTACACGGAGCACAGCATGCTCAGCGCTGACGAGGACTCCCCTTCGTCCCCTGATGATGACACGTACGACGACTCGGACATCCTCAACTCAGCAGGAACGGACGAGGTTACGGCGCACTTGGCAGCTGCAG GTCCAGTCGGCATGGCTGCAGCTGCCGCGGTGGCCACAGGGAAGAAACGCAAGCGACCACACATCTTCGAGTCGAACCCATCGATACGCAAAAGACAGCAGACTCGCCTGCTCAG GAAGTTGAGAGCAACGCTGGACGAATACACAACCCGAGTGGGTCAGCAGGCCATCGTTCTCTGTATTTCTCCGTCCAAGCCCAATGCTGTGTTCAAGGTGTTTGGTGCTGCTCCTCTTGAGAACGTG GTCAGAAAATACAAAGGTATGATTCTGGAGGATCTGGAGAACGCTCTAGCTGAACACGCCCCACCTGGAGGTGGAGACCTGAGCTCTGACCTGCCTCCACTCACCATTGACGGCATCCCTGTGTCTGTGGATAAAATGACACAG GCTCAGCTCCGGGCTTTCATTCCAGAGATGCTGAAATACTCTACAGGTCGAGGGAAACCTGGCTGGGGTAAAGAGAGTTGCAAACCAGTGTGGTGGCCAGAGGACATTCCTTGGGCTAATGTGAGAAGTGACGTACGTACAGAGGACCAGAAACAGCGG GTGTCATGGACGCAGGCCCTCAGGACGATTGTTAAGAACTGCTACAAGCAACATGGGAGAGAGGACTTACTCTATGCATTTGAAGATCAGCAAATCACACCTCAGCAGGTTGCAGCAGCAGCCACACACAGCATAGCACACCTGGTGCCTTCACAAACAGTCGTTCAGACAATCAGTAACCCTGACGGAACCGTCTCGCTTATACAG GTGGGCACTGGAGCAACTGTAGCCACACTTACCGATGCATCAGATTTACCTGGCACCGTCACTGTCGCCCAGGTCAACTATTCCACAGTGACCGACGGAGAG GTTGAACAGAACTGGGCGACGCTGCAGGGAGGAGAGATGACCATTCAGACCACACAGGCGTCCGAGGCTACGCAGGCGGTGGCGTCTTTAGCAGAGGCCGCGGTCGCTGCTTCCCAAGACATGCAGCCAGGAGCAACAGTTACCATGGCGCTCAACAG TGAGGCAGCGGCCCATGCTGTAGCGACACTGGCAGAGGCTACGCTTCAAGGAGGTGGACAGATTGTGTTGGCTGGAGAGACCGCAGCTGCAGTAGGAGCTCTCACTGGAGTGCAAGATGCCAATg GTTTAGTCCAGATCCCGGTCAGCATGTATCAGACTGTAGTTACCAGTTTGGCCCAGGGAAATCGACCTGTTCAAGTTGCCATGGCTCCCGTTGCCACACGCATCGACAACACTGTAACGCTGGATGGGCAAGCAGTGGAGGTTGTAACCTTAGAACAGTGA
- the stk38l gene encoding serine/threonine-protein kinase 38-like, producing MTGDMAAPLPMSNHTRERVTVAKLTMENFYSTLLTQHEEREMRQKKLEKVMDEEGLPDEEKIMRRSQHARKETEFLRLKRTRLGLSDFESLKVIGRGAFGEVRLVQKIDTGHIYAMKILRKADMLEKEQVAHIRAERDILVEADGAWVVKMFYSFQDKRNLYLIMEFLPGGDMMTLLMKKDTLSEEVTQFYIAETVLAIDSIHQLGFIHRDIKPDNLLLDLRGHVKLSDFGLCTGLKKAHRTEFYRNLTHNPPSDFSFQNMNSKRKAETWKKNRRQLAYSTVGTPDYIAPEVFMQTGYNKLCDWWSLGVIMYEMLIGYPPFCSETPQETYRKVMNWRETLTFPPEVPISEKAKDLVLRFCTDAENRIGALSVDEIKSHPFFEAVDWEHIRERPAAISIEIKSIDDTSNFDDFPESDILQPVTNQTEPDFKSKDWVFLNYTYKRFEGLTQRGTIPPTQSWTKQKTES from the exons ATGACAGGAGACATGGCAGCACCGCTCCCCATGAGTAACCACACGAGGGAGAGAGTGACCGTGGCCAAACTGACCATGGAGAACTTCTACAGCACCCTCCTTACACAGCATGAGGAGAGGGAGATGAG gcaGAAGAAACTGGAGAAGGTGATGGATGAGGAAGGCTTACCTGATGAAGAG AAGATCATGAGGCGCTCCCAGCATGCACGCAAGGAGACCGAGTTCCTGAGGTTAAAGCGAACTCGACTGGGGCTCAGCGACTTCGAGTCGCTCAAAGTCATTGGACGCGGCGCTtttggagag GTGCGTCTGGTGCAGAAAATCGACACGGGTCACATCTACGCCATGAAGATCCTGAGAAAAGCAGACATGCTAGAGAAGGAGCAG GTAGCTCACATCAGGGCGGAGAGGGACATCCTCGTGGAGGCAGATGGAGCATGGGTAGTGAAAATGTTCTATAGTTTCCAGGACAAGAGGAACCTTTATCTCATCATGGAGTTTCTGCCGGGAG GAGACATGATGACACTGCTGATGAAAAAAGACACTCTTTCCGAGGAGGTGACTCAGTTTTATATAGCAGAGACCGTGCTGGCTATTGACTCCATTCACCAACTGGGCTTCATTCACCGAGATATCAAGCCAGACAACCTTCTGCTGGACTTacgg GGTCATGTCAAGCTGTCAGACTTCGGCCTGTGCACAGGACTGAAGAAGGCTCATCGCACTGAGTTTTATAGAAACCTTACACATAACCCTCCTAGTGACTTCT cttttCAGAATATGAACTCAAAAAGGAAGGCCGAAACATGGAAAAAGAACAGACGACAActg gcgtaCTCGACTGTGGGCACACCCGACTACATCGCCCCAGAGGTCTTCATGCAGACGGGCTACAATAAGCTGTGTGACTGGTGGTCTCTGGGAGTCATCATGTACGAGATGTTAATAG GATATCCACCCTTCTGTTCTGAGACGCCACAGGAAACATACAGGAAAGTCATGAACTGGCGAGAAACTCTCACCTTCCCTCCTGAGGTTCCTATTTCAGAGAAAGCTAAAGACCTGGTCCTCAG ATTTTGTACAGATGCAGAGAACAGGATCGGGGCACTGAGTGTGGATGAAATAAAGTCCCACCCTTTCTTTGAGGCAGTTGACTGGGAGCACATCCG agaaagacctGCTGCTATTTCGATTGAGATCAAGAGCATTGACGACACGTCCAATTTTGATGACTTTCCCGAGTCAGACATTTTACAGCCAG tGACGAATCAAACTGAACCAGACTTCAAGTCTAAGGACTGGGTTTTCCTCAACTACACCTACAAACGCTTTGAAGGACTCACGCAGCGTGGAACCATCCCACCTACACAAAGCTGGACAAAGCAAAAGACTGAAAGCTAA